GCGATAATAAGAATATTCTTTTTCATGCTTCTAAAGCTGATATTATACGTTGTATTTCTTTGTCACAAAAGTAACGGAAAAAATAGCAGACCGTCTATCTTTTAAGGATAAAATAGTCTGCTATTTGAGCTTTTTACTCTATATAATGATATTGTGGTTTTCTTCTTTTTTTCTGGAATGTATCTTATTTGAGGCTCAGAATCTGTCCTTTTGCACCCAGTTCTTCATAAACTTTTCCGTCGACAGTCAGGTTTTTGGCATTCTTGACATTTAATATATTGTTACCCTTTGCCGATTCTACATAAACGTTTTCTAAAGTAACTCCGTCTACCTGGCTGATAACAACTCCATCCGTAGCTTCCGTCATAACAACGTTTTTAACCGTCACATTGCTGATTGGCATTTCCGGAAGACCGTTGAAGAACATCGCACGCCCCGAACCTCTGCAAACAATATTTGAAATATGAATATTACGGAATGCCGGAGTTTCTTCCGTTACCGGAGGAATGGCAGTCTTCATACGATTCAGCAAATCTTCTTCCGATTCTTCTCCTGCACCTTTTCCGCCGTAGAACAAATCGAACAATAGCGGCTCGTTCGGTATATTAATCATGTTGATGTTATTAATGTAGATGTTTTCTACCACACCGCCACGTCCGCGAGTGCTCTTGAAGCGCAAACCTACATCTGTACCCATGAATGTGCAGTCTTCTACATAGATATTCTTCACGCCTCCGGACATCTCGCTACCTACCACGAATCCTCCATGCCCGTGCAGTACTGTATTATTCTTCACAATCACATTCTGACAAGGTTCTCCGCGACGGCGACCATCTTCGTCTTTACCCGACTTGATACAAATCGCGTCATCTCCCGCATCAAATACGCTGTTGATAATCAGCGCATTCTTGCAAGATTCCAAATCAATCGCGTCACCATTCTGTGAGTACCATGGATTGATAACCATAATATTATTAACTGTGAAATCTTCGCAGGACAACGGATGCAGACACCAGCTCGGAGAGTTCTTGAAAGTTACGCCTTCCAACAACACTTTCTTGCTTTTCACAATGCTGAGCAACACCGGACGCAACCACGGACGGATTTCAGCCCATTCTTCATCTGTATTAATCCCTTCGGGTACGTTGAAATCTTTGCAAGCCATAGCCCCTTTCAGCGAACCTGCGGTGGGATACCATATCTCCTGTTTCTCATCCAGGACACCGCCCGAATTGACCAGTTTCTTCCACTGTGAAGCAGTCAGTTTCTCTTTCTTCACCGGACGCCAGCAATCTCCGTTACCATCAAACGTGCCATAGCCGGTGACAGCGATATTCTCCGCATTCCGTGCCGAGATCGGTGACTGGCAACGACGGGTTTCCAATCCTTCAAAAGAAGTGTCGATGATAGGATATGCTTCGAAGTCGCCTGTGAAAAGTACCAATGCATTCTGTTCTGTATAAAGATTCACATTACTCAGCAACTCGATAGGACCGGTCAACCAGATACCTTCAGGGATAATCACTTTCCCCCCACCACGTTGGTTGACGTCTTTGATCGCATCATTGATCGCCTTTGTATTCAGGAATAATCCATCTCCTTTGGCTCCGAATTTTTCGATGTTTACCTCATAAGCAGGAAAAGCCGGTTGTTGCACTTCGGGCATTTCAAAAGGTAAATTCCGGTAAAGTGCGTCGCTTATTGCGTTCTTGCTTACTGCATTCTCATTGGGTTGTTTACATCCCGAGATAAACGGCAAACAGCATACGGCTATCCAGAGGAGTCTTTTTGTCAATGTGTTCATTTAGTAATCTAATTCTATAGGGTTATACATCTATTGTTTTTCTTGGTATATTGTTGATATTAATAAGGATGATTTCATAATTCTTATGTCCCTCCGCAGGCGATCTTTCGCAGGCAGCCTGCCGGAGCGGAATAAGACGAATTCATGTTAACCTAATTCTAACCTTAAATAAATATTATGAAAAAACCTCTTAATTATCATTCGCAAAGATAGGTGGGAAACTTCAAGAGGATGTGGACTAATTGATAGATTACGTGTATTTTTTGTCATTTCTGTCTATTATTTGCACACATCTCGTGTTTTTATGCAGAAAGTTCCTATCTTTGCACAAAATTTAACGATTAAAAGATATGAGTTATAACTTGTTGAAAGGAAAAAGAGGTATTATCTTCGGTGCTCTGAACGATCAGTCTATTGCCTGGAAAGTGGCAGAGCGTGCCGTAGAAGAAGGTGCAACAATTACATTATCAAATACTCCAATGGCTATCCGTATGGGAGAAGTCAATGCTTTAGCAGAGAAACTGAATTGCCAGATTGTTCCGGCAGATGCAACGAGCGTAGAGGATTTGTCGAATGTGTTTAAGACCTCAATGGATATACTGGGCGGACAAATTGATTTTGTGCTCCACTCTATCGGTATGTCTCCCAACGTACGCAAGAAACGTACTTATGATGACCTTGACTATGGAATGTTGGATAAGACATTGGATATTTCAGCCGTTTCATTCCATAAAATGATTCAGTCGGCCAAGAAACTGAATGCGATTGCAGATTACGGTTCAATCGTTGCATTGAGCTATGTGGCTGCACAGCGTACTTTCTACGGCTACAACGATATGGCAGATGCAAAAGCATTGCTGGAATCTATTGCACGCAGCTTCGGCTATATCTACGGACGCGAGCATAGTGTGCGTGTGAATACAATTTCACAGTCGCCTACATTCACTACTGCCGGTTCGGGCGTGAAAGGTATGGATAAGTTGTTCGACTTCGCCAACCGTATGTCTCCGCTCGGAAATGCGACTGCCGATGAATGTGCAGATTATTGTATCGTGATGTTCTCCGATCTTACCCGTAAGGTGACTATGCAGAACCTTTTCCATGACGGTGGTTTCTCCAGCGTAGGTATGAGTCTTCGTGCAATGGCTACCTATGAGAAAGGGTTGGATGAATATATGGACGAAAATGGTAATATCATTTACGGATAAAAGATTATGAAACTACGGATTTCTCTTCTTGTTATATTAATAAGTATGCTTTTCGCCTCCTGCGGGATAAGCACAGGAAAAGGTACGGAGCAGAAAGGAGAAGAGATTTCTGTTCTGAGATATGATAAGCTGTTGAACGAATATGTTCGTTCCAACAGCTTTTCTGCTATGCAGAAGCTGACAATGGATTACCGCCAGCCGACGAAAATTCTGATTGAAGATGTACTGGCTATCGGTACCGTGAAAGACGATACCATTTTTCAGCGTCTTCAAAAATTCTATTCGGATACTACGTTAGTCCGCTTAGTGAGTGACGTGGAAGCTAAGTTCCCCAATCTTGATGAAGTGGAGAAAGGACTGAATAAAGGATTCCGGAAACTGAAAAAAGAGGTCCCCGGTACGAAGGTGCCGTTTGTCTATTCGCAGATATCCGCATTCAACGAGTCTATTATTCTTGTAGACACGTTGCTCGGTATCAGCCTCGATAAATATATGGGGGAAGATTACCCGCTTTACAAACGCTTCTATTACGACTATCAATGCCGTTCAATGCGTCCCGAACGTATTGTGCCGGATTGTTTTGTATTCTATCTCCTCGACCGTTACGGAATGAGTTATCACGAGGGGACTTGCCTGATTGACCTGATGATGCATTCCGGGAAGATCAATTATGTAGTGCAGCATTTGTTGGGTTATGATAATATTGGTGATGCAATCGGTTATTCGGATGAGGAAAATGCCTGGTGCAAGAAAAACGAAAAGGCTATTTGGGAACATATTTGTTCCAACGATCATTTGCATGCGCGTGACCCGATGATCATCCGTTATTATATGAAACCTGCCCCTGCTGTTGAAATGCTGGGTGGACAAGCACCTGCATCAGTGGGTATATGGATAGGCGCACAGATTGTTTCTTCCTATATGAAAAAGCATAAGGATATGAAGCTGAAAGATTTGTTGGAATTTACCGACTATCACGAGATGTTGAACCAGTCCGATTATCTGGCTTCCTGATAGCTTCATTGGCAATTTTAATTCTCAATTCTCAATTTTAAAAGTGGAAACTGCTCTCTATTTACTACCTGTGACTCTAGGTGATACACCTGTCGAAAAGGTTTTGCCTTCTTATAATAAGGAGATTATCTCCGGTATCCGGCATTTTATCGTTGAAGATATTCGTTCTGCCCGCCGTTTCTTGAAGAAAGTGGACCGGGAGATTGATATTGATGCGCTGACGTTCTACCTGTTGAACAAGCACACTTCACCTGAAGACATTTCCGGTTATCTGAAACCTTTGGTTGGCGGTGCTTCTATGGGAGTGATTTCCGAAGCCGGTTGTCCGGCTGTTGCCGATCCGGGGGCGGATGTGGTTGCTATCGCGCAGCGCAAGAAGTTAAAGGTTGTTCCTTTGGTGGGACCTTCTTCGATCATTCTTTCCGTAATGGCTTCCGGCTTTAACGGACAGAGCTTCGCTTTTCATGGTTATCTGCCGATTGAACCGGACGAGCGTACCAAGAAATTAAAAACTTTGGAACAGCGGGCGTATTTCGAAAGCCAGACGCAGCTATTTATTGAGACGCCTTACCGCAATCATAAGATGATAGAAGATATTTTGCAGAATTGCCGCCCGCAGACCAAACTTTGTATTGCTGCCAATATTACTTGTGAAGGAGAGTATATACAAACGCGTACGGTGAAGGATTGGAAAGGACACGTGCCCGAACTGTCTAAGATTCCCTGTATTTTTCTCTTATACAAATAACTCCTTTTAAATGTTCGTATTCATCTTCGAAACAACTGCTGAAGAATCTTTTGCCTAAGTTTTCTTCAATCTGCTTGAAACTCCATAACTTGCTGTTCTTGAAGCGGGGAGTACAGAGGATTGCATCGTCTTTTATTTCAGCGATAAACAGATAGATCAGCCGGTTGGTCACTTCATTTTCAAAGTGATAAACAATATTGAACTCCGGCTTTATATTTTCTTTGGCATGTGGAAAAGCATTGGTTAATAAACGATTAACACCGTCGGACAAGGATTCGCCGAAACGCAGGTAACATTCCAGAGGAATATCTGTCTTATTCTTATCCAAAATAGCTGTCGAAGGCCGGTCGCAGAGAAATAACATCCCATGTGTGGAGATAGCAATTCTTATGACCGGATTGATATATGCATTCTTGTAATTGATCGCCTCTACTGCAGGAGTCTTTCCAATGACGTCTCCTTTGGTGTTGACGATAGGTACGTACTCAGTGTGAGACATCAAGTGATTGAAGAAGCGAATGGCAATCTGGTTAAATAGAATGCTCATGACAAAGACGATGGGTGGTAGCACTTTATAAAGAGTAAGTTTGCTGGTAGAACTTAACGGGTTCTGGCAGATTATCACGATACTGATGATAATAAAGTGAAGTATACCGAAAATCAGAGCAATTCGTGCAGAAACAACAGCAGCCTCCGCCCCTTGTGCATACAGGCGTTTGTTGCAGGAACCTATCTGTTTCAAGAAATGGTTGATGAATCTTTTCTTGTGCATATAGAGTATTAGCATCGGTATGAGAATGCTCACTTCCAATGTGAGAGGAAGTGCACCTTCAGGAACATAATCGCCCGGAATAAGGGCTGCCAGAGAAAGAAGAATCAGTATTCCTGCCGATATATAAAGAATAAAGTTGGGTAGCAGTATTCCTTTACGATGATAAGAAAGATATACACCTACGATACCTATGACTGTACCGATGTAAATAGCCGTGTCTTGCGTTATAAATTCGCACAATAAAATGGAAATAATAACGGGGATAAAACCCAGTGACATGTTAAATGCGGAAGAAAGTATTCCTTTATGATCCATCTCTTTATGTTTATTTGTCGGTTCTATCTATAAAACAAATAGTGCTTGTGTTTTGTTTGCTAACGGATATGTTTCTCAGCATGGTAGGAGGAACGGACAAGAGGAGCACTCTCCACGATATTGAATCCTTTTTTTAAGCCGATAATCTTGTATTTTGCAAATTGTTGCGGGGTCACATATTCGGCAACGGGATAATGCCGGTGACTGGGTTGCAGATATTGTCCTATGGTGAGTATCTGGCAACCGGCTGCCAGTAGATCATCCATAAGTGTTTCCACTTCTTCGGGAGTTTCTCCTAAACCAACCATAATGCCGCTTTTGGACTTTACTCCGTTTTTGGAAATGTGAGAGATCACTTGTAAACTGGTATCATAATTTGCTGCACTGCGTACCAGGGGACTGATACGCCGGACAGTTTCCATATTATGAGAAATAATATCGGGATGCGCTTCAATGACCTGATTTAGCAGTTCTGTCTTTCCTTGAAAATCAGGTATCAGTACTTCGATAGTCGTTTGAGGATTCAAACGCTTAATCTCCCGGATAGTACGTGCCCAATGCTCTGCTCCCAGGTCGGGAAGATCGTCACGGTCTACCGAGGTGATTACTGCATGATCCAGTTTCATCAATGCGATAGACTCCGCCACATGAACAGGTTCATTTACATCCAATGGGTACGGACGTCCGGTTTGGGTGTTGCAAAACTTGCAACTACGGGTACAGATATCTCCGCCAATCATAAATGTGGCAGTTCCCTTTCCCCAGCATTCCCCCATATTGGGGCAACGCCCACTGCTGCATATCGTATGCAGGCAGTGGGAGTCGACAATCCGTTTGGTTTCGGTGTATCGTTCGTTGGCACCGATATTGATTTTCAGCCATTCAGGCTTACGTACTCTGTCAGCCATTATAAATTATTCAAGAAGAAGTTGGTCAACCGTGTGTACAGATGATTGCGGGTGTTGCCACCGTATATGCCGTGATTACGGTTAGTATATACCTGCATATCAAATTGCTTGCCGAGTTGTACTAAATGTTCGGCATATTCCGTGCAATTCTGGAAGTGTACATTATCATCTGCCATGCCGTGTACCAGCAACAAATTACCGTGCAACTTGTCAGCACGGGTGAAAGCAGACGATTCCTTGTATCCTTCCGCATTTTCTTTCGGTGTACGCATGAAGCGTTCCGTATAAATCGTGTCGTAGAAACGCCAGTCGGTTGGTGCGGCAACAGCTACGCCTGCCTTGAATACGGGGGTACCCTCACTCATGCTCATCAAAGTCATGTATCCGCCGTAGCTCCATCCCCAAATACCGATGCGATCTTTATCTACATAC
The nucleotide sequence above comes from Bacteroides caccae. Encoded proteins:
- a CDS encoding glycoside hydrolase family 28 protein, which gives rise to MNTLTKRLLWIAVCCLPFISGCKQPNENAVSKNAISDALYRNLPFEMPEVQQPAFPAYEVNIEKFGAKGDGLFLNTKAINDAIKDVNQRGGGKVIIPEGIWLTGPIELLSNVNLYTEQNALVLFTGDFEAYPIIDTSFEGLETRRCQSPISARNAENIAVTGYGTFDGNGDCWRPVKKEKLTASQWKKLVNSGGVLDEKQEIWYPTAGSLKGAMACKDFNVPEGINTDEEWAEIRPWLRPVLLSIVKSKKVLLEGVTFKNSPSWCLHPLSCEDFTVNNIMVINPWYSQNGDAIDLESCKNALIINSVFDAGDDAICIKSGKDEDGRRRGEPCQNVIVKNNTVLHGHGGFVVGSEMSGGVKNIYVEDCTFMGTDVGLRFKSTRGRGGVVENIYINNINMINIPNEPLLFDLFYGGKGAGEESEEDLLNRMKTAIPPVTEETPAFRNIHISNIVCRGSGRAMFFNGLPEMPISNVTVKNVVMTEATDGVVISQVDGVTLENVYVESAKGNNILNVKNAKNLTVDGKVYEELGAKGQILSLK
- a CDS encoding enoyl-ACP reductase FabI, with the translated sequence MSYNLLKGKRGIIFGALNDQSIAWKVAERAVEEGATITLSNTPMAIRMGEVNALAEKLNCQIVPADATSVEDLSNVFKTSMDILGGQIDFVLHSIGMSPNVRKKRTYDDLDYGMLDKTLDISAVSFHKMIQSAKKLNAIADYGSIVALSYVAAQRTFYGYNDMADAKALLESIARSFGYIYGREHSVRVNTISQSPTFTTAGSGVKGMDKLFDFANRMSPLGNATADECADYCIVMFSDLTRKVTMQNLFHDGGFSSVGMSLRAMATYEKGLDEYMDENGNIIYG
- a CDS encoding gliding motility protein GldB-related protein → MKLRISLLVILISMLFASCGISTGKGTEQKGEEISVLRYDKLLNEYVRSNSFSAMQKLTMDYRQPTKILIEDVLAIGTVKDDTIFQRLQKFYSDTTLVRLVSDVEAKFPNLDEVEKGLNKGFRKLKKEVPGTKVPFVYSQISAFNESIILVDTLLGISLDKYMGEDYPLYKRFYYDYQCRSMRPERIVPDCFVFYLLDRYGMSYHEGTCLIDLMMHSGKINYVVQHLLGYDNIGDAIGYSDEENAWCKKNEKAIWEHICSNDHLHARDPMIIRYYMKPAPAVEMLGGQAPASVGIWIGAQIVSSYMKKHKDMKLKDLLEFTDYHEMLNQSDYLAS
- a CDS encoding SAM-dependent methyltransferase; translated protein: METALYLLPVTLGDTPVEKVLPSYNKEIISGIRHFIVEDIRSARRFLKKVDREIDIDALTFYLLNKHTSPEDISGYLKPLVGGASMGVISEAGCPAVADPGADVVAIAQRKKLKVVPLVGPSSIILSVMASGFNGQSFAFHGYLPIEPDERTKKLKTLEQRAYFESQTQLFIETPYRNHKMIEDILQNCRPQTKLCIAANITCEGEYIQTRTVKDWKGHVPELSKIPCIFLLYK
- the lipA gene encoding lipoyl synthase; this translates as MADRVRKPEWLKINIGANERYTETKRIVDSHCLHTICSSGRCPNMGECWGKGTATFMIGGDICTRSCKFCNTQTGRPYPLDVNEPVHVAESIALMKLDHAVITSVDRDDLPDLGAEHWARTIREIKRLNPQTTIEVLIPDFQGKTELLNQVIEAHPDIISHNMETVRRISPLVRSAANYDTSLQVISHISKNGVKSKSGIMVGLGETPEEVETLMDDLLAAGCQILTIGQYLQPSHRHYPVAEYVTPQQFAKYKIIGLKKGFNIVESAPLVRSSYHAEKHIR